A genomic region of Campylobacter corcagiensis contains the following coding sequences:
- a CDS encoding glycerophosphodiester phosphodiesterase family protein has protein sequence MRKVILGFVVITSSLLASDLSQINKKVEIGIRPFYLVNAMKDSPLKSELKECLNKKEFVKSDFVIGHRGSPLAFPEHTKESYIAAAKMGAGVLECDVAFTKDKELVCRHSQCDLHTTTNILKTDLAKKCTQNFKPAKFDENAKLIEKASAKCCTSDITLAEFKSLKGKMDASNPNATNLDEYINATPSWRTDLFSQDATLLSHKESIELFKNLGVKMTPELKSPEVKMPFDGDYTQEKYAQQLLDEYEEVGIDPKNVYPQSFNLSDVKYWVSKGGEYGKQGVYLTELNEPDTMKKYEDEVLEIKKSGIKYVAPALFMLVSLDENKKLIASNYAKMLKDFNIISWSLERSAPLKNGGGWYYTGLDEWIYGDGNIYELVDVLAQDVGIMALFSDWPATVTFYANCKNTNKEK, from the coding sequence CCATTTTATCTAGTAAATGCTATGAAAGATAGCCCTTTAAAAAGTGAGTTAAAAGAGTGCTTAAATAAAAAAGAGTTTGTAAAAAGTGACTTTGTCATCGGTCATAGGGGCTCGCCACTAGCATTTCCAGAACATACAAAAGAAAGCTACATCGCAGCAGCTAAAATGGGAGCTGGAGTTTTAGAATGCGATGTGGCTTTTACAAAAGATAAAGAGTTAGTTTGCAGACACTCTCAGTGCGACCTTCATACAACGACAAATATTTTAAAAACAGATTTAGCAAAAAAATGCACTCAAAATTTCAAACCTGCCAAATTTGATGAAAACGCAAAACTAATAGAAAAAGCAAGTGCAAAGTGCTGCACAAGTGATATAACTTTAGCTGAGTTTAAAAGCTTAAAAGGTAAAATGGATGCCTCAAATCCAAATGCTACAAATTTAGACGAGTACATAAACGCAACTCCTTCGTGGAGAACAGATCTTTTCTCGCAAGACGCTACGCTTTTAAGCCACAAAGAAAGCATTGAGCTTTTTAAAAATCTTGGAGTGAAAATGACTCCTGAGTTAAAATCTCCAGAAGTTAAAATGCCTTTTGATGGGGACTATACGCAAGAAAAATACGCACAACAACTCCTTGATGAGTATGAGGAAGTAGGAATTGATCCAAAAAATGTATATCCACAATCATTTAATTTAAGTGATGTTAAATACTGGGTTAGCAAAGGTGGAGAATACGGCAAGCAAGGTGTTTATCTAACAGAGTTAAACGAACCTGATACGATGAAAAAGTATGAAGATGAAGTTTTAGAAATCAAAAAAAGTGGCATTAAATACGTCGCACCTGCACTTTTTATGCTAGTTAGCTTAGATGAAAATAAAAAGCTAATTGCGTCAAATTATGCAAAAATGCTAAAAGATTTTAATATAATTTCTTGGAGTTTAGAGCGTTCTGCTCCTCTTAAAAACGGCGGAGGTTGGTATTATACAGGGCTTGATGAGTGGATTTATGGTGATGGAAATATCTATGAGTTAGTTGATGTTTTAGCTCAAGATGTTGGCATAATGGCACTTTTTTCAGACTGGCCTGCGACAGTTACATTTTATGCAAATTGTAAAAATACAAATAAAGAAAAATAA
- a CDS encoding HAD family hydrolase: MIFFDYDGVLVDSLNLCISSCKFAAKKLNFKGNFPENPYLNLNPVTYHEVARRLNLDGNEFDRLATSYVNKNLNSLKLFKGAKETLEILSKKHTLFVISSTKKEVVQNSLKNKGILNYFKEIYGGTDISKQKRLEIYATKNSIMIGDSISDMNAAKGAGVYAIGALWGWQSADMLKDGDVLVKDYAELLEAIRAFYN, translated from the coding sequence ATGATATTTTTTGATTATGATGGTGTGCTTGTTGATAGCTTAAATTTATGTATAAGTTCTTGTAAATTTGCTGCTAAAAAGCTAAATTTTAAAGGCAATTTTCCCGAGAATCCATATCTAAATTTAAACCCAGTAACCTATCACGAAGTAGCAAGAAGGCTAAATTTAGATGGTAATGAGTTTGATAGATTAGCGACTAGCTATGTAAATAAAAATTTGAATAGCTTAAAGCTCTTTAAAGGAGCTAAAGAAACATTAGAAATTTTAAGTAAAAAGCACACTCTTTTTGTCATTAGTTCTACAAAAAAAGAAGTCGTTCAAAATTCTTTAAAAAACAAAGGAATTTTAAATTACTTTAAAGAAATTTATGGTGGAACTGATATTTCAAAACAAAAGCGTCTTGAAATTTATGCCACTAAAAATTCCATTATGATAGGTGATAGCATAAGTGATATGAATGCTGCAAAAGGTGCTGGCGTTTACGCTATAGGGGCACTTTGGGGTTGGCAGAGTGCTGATATGCTAAAAGACGGGGATGTTTTGGTTAAAGACTACGCTGAGTTATTGGAGGCTATAAGGGCTTTTTATAACTAA
- a CDS encoding bile acid:sodium symporter family protein produces the protein MLKSISNIAGKYIAVWVLIATIFSLFLPEVGSKLVSTSWVSYILGVIMFGMGLTVRTSDFKELLIRPKLVIIGIISQFAIMPLIAFILVKAFNLPLALAIGVVLVGTCPGGTSSNVITYLSKGDVALSVAITSCTTLLAPFMTPFLTHLIIGQSIDVDVLGMFLGIVKVVIIPILAGILFHKFVPKVTEFLQDILPFISTAGIVAIVIAVVSKSAGAIIANLGVIVIVVICHNLFGYLLGFFVGKAVTKEISKVKTLSIEVGMQNSGLASALAVAHFSAYPLAAVPGALFSVWHNISGGILASIYARMK, from the coding sequence ATGCTTAAAAGTATTAGCAATATTGCTGGAAAATATATTGCTGTTTGGGTACTTATAGCTACGATATTTTCTCTATTTTTGCCTGAAGTTGGAAGTAAATTAGTAAGTACATCGTGGGTTAGCTATATTTTAGGTGTTATAATGTTTGGAATGGGTTTAACGGTTAGAACGAGTGACTTTAAGGAGCTTTTGATTCGTCCAAAACTCGTTATAATCGGCATTATATCGCAGTTTGCTATTATGCCACTCATTGCTTTTATTTTGGTTAAGGCATTTAATTTACCTCTTGCTTTAGCAATTGGCGTGGTTTTAGTTGGAACCTGTCCTGGTGGAACTAGTTCAAATGTTATAACTTACCTTAGTAAAGGCGATGTTGCTTTATCTGTTGCTATAACAAGCTGTACAACGCTTTTAGCACCATTTATGACACCATTTCTTACTCATTTAATTATAGGGCAAAGCATAGATGTAGATGTTTTGGGTATGTTTTTAGGAATTGTAAAAGTCGTGATAATACCAATACTTGCAGGAATTTTGTTTCATAAATTTGTTCCTAAAGTCACTGAATTTCTGCAAGATATCTTACCTTTTATATCTACAGCTGGTATCGTAGCTATTGTCATAGCTGTAGTTAGTAAAAGTGCTGGGGCTATTATTGCAAATTTAGGTGTTATAGTTATTGTTGTTATATGTCATAATTTATTTGGTTATTTGCTTGGATTTTTTGTTGGCAAAGCAGTTACTAAAGAGATTTCTAAGGTTAAAACGCTTTCAATTGAAGTTGGTATGCAAAACTCAGGACTTGCGAGTGCTTTAGCTGTTGCGCACTTTAGTGCTTATCCATTAGCTGCTGTTCCAGGGGCGTTATTTAGTGTATGGCACAATATATCAGGTGGAATTTTAGCTTCTATCTATGCTAGAATGAAGTAA
- the nhaA gene encoding Na+/H+ antiporter NhaA: protein MINKIKNLLHSESAIGILLILAAFLAILFQNINFLSDFYNSFTHYKFLPFPDYKIEGSVHFWVNDALMVLFFFLIGLELKREMMIGQLKDISQVTLPIAAAIGGVLMPAIIFVAINSGNEFAMKGWAIPTATDIAFAVGVLALLGDKVPSSLKLFILTIAIVDDLCAILIIAIFYSDDLNLLFLGLSFIIAIALFLINKANINKKAPYIVLGVLLWFFVLNSGIHATIAGVIVAFCIPLKGKNSMLKSMEHALHTPVNFIILPLFAFVNAGVSLKGIGADQLFGSVSLGIILGLFLGKQIGIFLFSFIIVKLNLANLPKNSNWTQIYAMGMICGIGFTMSLFINNLAYGGSDEFGYADRLAILLGSLISGVSGYLSARFLGKKLD, encoded by the coding sequence ATGATAAATAAAATCAAAAACTTACTGCACTCGGAATCCGCAATTGGTATTTTGCTTATTTTAGCTGCTTTTTTAGCTATCTTATTTCAAAATATTAATTTTTTAAGTGATTTTTATAACTCCTTTACTCACTATAAATTTCTACCATTTCCAGATTATAAAATAGAAGGAAGCGTTCATTTTTGGGTAAATGATGCTCTTATGGTGCTTTTCTTTTTTCTTATAGGGCTTGAGTTAAAAAGAGAGATGATGATTGGTCAGCTAAAAGATATTTCTCAAGTTACACTTCCTATAGCAGCTGCTATAGGCGGAGTTTTAATGCCTGCTATTATATTTGTAGCTATAAATAGTGGAAATGAATTTGCTATGAAAGGCTGGGCAATACCTACTGCTACTGATATTGCATTTGCAGTTGGCGTACTAGCTTTACTTGGCGATAAAGTGCCATCAAGTTTAAAGCTTTTTATCTTAACTATAGCTATTGTTGATGATTTGTGTGCTATACTAATCATTGCTATTTTTTACTCTGATGATTTAAATTTGCTATTTTTAGGACTAAGTTTTATTATAGCGATAGCTCTTTTTCTAATAAACAAAGCAAATATTAATAAAAAAGCTCCATACATAGTTCTTGGAGTGCTGCTTTGGTTTTTTGTTTTAAACTCAGGCATTCATGCAACCATTGCTGGAGTTATAGTTGCATTTTGTATACCTTTAAAAGGTAAAAATTCTATGCTTAAAAGCATGGAACACGCCCTACATACTCCTGTAAATTTCATCATTTTACCGCTTTTTGCTTTTGTAAATGCAGGAGTTAGCCTAAAAGGCATAGGAGCAGATCAGCTTTTTGGCTCTGTATCACTTGGAATAATACTTGGGCTATTTTTAGGAAAACAAATAGGTATATTTTTATTTAGCTTTATTATTGTTAAACTAAATTTAGCAAATTTGCCTAAAAACTCAAACTGGACTCAAATTTATGCTATGGGGATGATATGCGGGATAGGCTTTACAATGAGTCTTTTTATAAACAATCTTGCTTATGGTGGAAGTGATGAATTTGGTTATGCTGATAGATTGGCTATACTACTTGGATCGCTTATATCTGGAGTTAGCGGATATCTTTCAGCAAGATTTTTAGGTAAGAAATTGGATTAA
- the serS gene encoding serine--tRNA ligase, whose product MINLKLIDTNFDEFNKKLIAKKVDSKALKELLDLYNELKSTKLELENLQAIQNSKSKEVGIKARNGEDISELKKELDLNKQCVQTLQEKVNLLDESLNQKASHIPNIIDDDVPFGEDENDNAQLKKVLEIPKFDFEPKPHYELGESLGWLDFERGVKLSGSRFTAIKGLGAKLNRALVNYMIDFNISRGFELVNVPFVVKPEILYGTGQLPKFEEDLYKINEDELYLIPTSEVPVTNLYNDEILTDLPLKMTCYSHCFRREAGSAGRDTRGMIRQHQFEKVELVSITKADESDKVFDEMVSCASDLLTSLELPHRHMLLCSGDLGFSAAKTIDLEVWLPSQNCYREISSISNCRDFQARRAKIRYKDGKKNILAHTLNGSSLAVGRTLIAIMENFQQSNGSIKIPKVLEKYM is encoded by the coding sequence ATGATAAATTTAAAACTAATAGATACAAATTTTGATGAGTTTAATAAAAAACTCATTGCCAAAAAGGTGGATTCAAAAGCTTTAAAAGAGCTTTTAGATCTTTATAATGAACTAAAAAGCACTAAACTTGAACTTGAAAATCTTCAGGCCATACAAAACTCAAAAAGCAAAGAAGTTGGCATAAAAGCACGAAATGGTGAGGATATTAGCGAACTTAAAAAAGAACTTGACTTAAATAAACAGTGCGTTCAAACTCTTCAAGAAAAGGTAAATTTGCTTGATGAGAGTTTAAATCAAAAAGCATCTCACATTCCAAATATAATCGATGATGATGTTCCTTTTGGCGAAGATGAAAATGATAATGCCCAGCTTAAAAAAGTGCTTGAGATTCCTAAATTTGACTTTGAGCCAAAACCACACTATGAACTTGGCGAAAGCCTTGGCTGGCTTGATTTTGAGCGTGGAGTTAAGCTTAGTGGAAGTAGATTTACAGCTATAAAAGGGCTTGGTGCGAAGCTAAATAGGGCTTTGGTTAATTATATGATTGATTTTAACATTTCAAGGGGATTTGAGCTTGTAAATGTGCCTTTTGTTGTAAAGCCTGAGATTCTTTATGGCACTGGTCAGCTTCCAAAATTTGAAGAAGATTTATATAAAATAAATGAAGATGAGCTTTACCTCATACCAACTAGTGAAGTTCCTGTTACAAATTTATATAACGATGAAATTTTAACTGATCTGCCACTTAAAATGACTTGTTATAGCCACTGTTTTAGACGCGAGGCTGGAAGTGCTGGGCGTGATACTAGGGGGATGATTAGACAGCATCAGTTTGAAAAAGTTGAGCTAGTATCAATTACAAAAGCTGATGAAAGCGATAAAGTTTTTGATGAGATGGTAAGTTGTGCGAGTGACTTACTAACTAGCCTTGAACTTCCACACCGCCATATGCTACTTTGTAGTGGGGATTTAGGCTTTAGTGCAGCAAAGACGATTGATCTAGAAGTTTGGCTTCCTTCGCAGAATTGCTACCGCGAGATTAGTTCTATCTCAAATTGTCGTGATTTTCAAGCTAGAAGAGCCAAAATTCGCTACAAAGATGGCAAAAAAAATATCCTAGCTCACACGCTAAATGGCTCATCTTTAGCAGTTGGAAGAACCTTAATAGCAATAATGGAAAATTTCCAACAAAGCAATGGTTCTATAAAAATTCCAAAAGTTTTAGAAAAATATATGTGA
- a CDS encoding copper resistance protein CopD: protein MDAIYPYALVVHLFCAVVFVGYLFFDVVIMPLVMKKLPNGQEARKANESVAGKIMPWVVFVIILTGGMMMTRWVNSDIGYFETGGQKLFMLKVLLGFIIFAMILINKIFKIILKKPSPLGNIHPHALIASIIIIIIAKSFIYVG, encoded by the coding sequence ATGGATGCAATTTATCCTTATGCTTTAGTTGTGCACTTATTCTGTGCTGTTGTTTTTGTGGGATATCTGTTTTTTGATGTTGTTATTATGCCGTTGGTTATGAAAAAACTTCCAAATGGGCAAGAAGCTAGAAAAGCAAACGAAAGCGTTGCTGGCAAGATAATGCCTTGGGTTGTTTTTGTTATCATTTTGACAGGCGGAATGATGATGACTAGATGGGTAAATAGCGATATAGGCTACTTTGAAACTGGCGGGCAAAAGCTTTTTATGCTTAAAGTTCTGCTTGGATTTATCATCTTTGCTATGATTTTAATAAATAAAATCTTTAAAATCATACTTAAAAAACCAAGTCCATTAGGAAACATTCATCCACACGCTTTAATAGCCTCAATTATTATAATTATAATAGCTAAATCATTTATTTATGTAGGATAA
- the trpS gene encoding tryptophan--tRNA ligase, whose amino-acid sequence MRILTGLQPSGKLHLGNYFASIKPMIDLQNEGSSDMFMFIANYHALTSAKDAHLLANNTFEAACAFLALGIDPQKSTFWVQSAVKEVLELYWILSSYTPMGLLERAHAYKDKVAKGFDTKHDLFSYPVLMAADILLYDSNLVPVGKDQIQHVEIARDIALKFNNSHGEIFTLPEARVDENIATVPGTDGAKMSKSYGNTIDIFADAKTLKKQTGKIVTDSTPLESPKEWQNCNVYNIAKLFLDDDGQKELQKRYEKGGEGYGHFKAYLNELVSEYFKDAREKFEYYLNNKDKVDEILSIGAKKASTIAAKKMEKVREIVGIY is encoded by the coding sequence ATGAGAATTCTAACAGGGCTTCAACCATCAGGAAAGTTACATTTAGGAAATTATTTCGCAAGCATTAAGCCAATGATTGATTTACAAAATGAAGGCAGTAGCGATATGTTTATGTTTATAGCAAACTATCACGCACTAACTTCAGCAAAAGATGCACACCTTTTGGCTAATAACACCTTTGAAGCGGCGTGTGCATTTTTAGCCTTAGGCATAGACCCACAAAAAAGCACATTTTGGGTACAAAGTGCAGTAAAAGAAGTGCTTGAGTTATATTGGATTTTAAGTTCATATACGCCGATGGGCCTACTTGAAAGAGCTCATGCCTATAAAGATAAAGTTGCAAAAGGCTTTGACACAAAACATGATCTGTTTAGTTATCCAGTTTTAATGGCAGCTGATATTTTGCTATATGACTCAAATTTAGTACCAGTTGGTAAAGACCAAATCCAACATGTCGAAATAGCCCGTGATATCGCACTTAAATTTAACAACTCTCATGGTGAAATTTTCACACTTCCAGAAGCTAGGGTCGATGAAAATATCGCAACTGTTCCAGGAACTGATGGTGCAAAGATGAGTAAAAGTTACGGAAATACCATTGATATTTTTGCTGATGCAAAAACTCTAAAAAAACAAACTGGCAAAATAGTAACTGATAGTACGCCTTTAGAAAGCCCAAAAGAGTGGCAAAACTGTAATGTTTATAATATCGCTAAACTTTTTTTAGATGATGATGGTCAAAAAGAACTTCAAAAAAGATATGAAAAAGGCGGCGAAGGATATGGGCATTTTAAGGCATATTTAAATGAGCTTGTGAGCGAGTATTTTAAGGACGCTAGGGAAAAATTTGAGTACTACTTAAACAATAAAGATAAAGTCGATGAAATTTTAAGTATCGGGGCAAAAAAGGCATCTACTATAGCTGCTAAAAAAATGGAAAAAGTCCGAGAAATTGTAGGAATTTATTAA